One region of Rhodospirillaceae bacterium genomic DNA includes:
- the coxB gene encoding cytochrome c oxidase subunit II produces MAFGRRLFYLVAFLILGFGANTAAMADQPKPWQFGFQDAVTPVMEQMNDFHNLLLVIITAITIFVFVLLGYVLYRFSAKRNPVPSRVSHNTPVEVIWTLVPILILIVIAIPSFRLLYFVDRVENADITIKAVGHQWYWSYVYPDADDLTFDSFVVEDDDLEEGQPRLLATDSAVVVPVNKTIRVLVTATDVLHAWAVPAFGVKIDGVPGRLNETWFRAEKEGTYYGQCSELCGTNHGMMPITVKVVSQQAYEAWLKEAKEEYAIDDTANRESRVARINVQQ; encoded by the coding sequence ATGGCTTTCGGTCGGCGACTTTTCTATCTTGTAGCGTTTTTGATTCTTGGTTTTGGCGCGAATACCGCCGCAATGGCGGATCAGCCAAAACCCTGGCAGTTTGGATTTCAGGATGCCGTGACTCCGGTCATGGAACAGATGAACGATTTTCACAATTTGCTGCTCGTCATCATTACGGCGATCACAATTTTCGTTTTCGTTTTGCTTGGTTACGTCCTTTATCGTTTCAGCGCGAAGCGCAACCCGGTCCCTTCAAGGGTTTCCCACAACACGCCGGTCGAAGTGATCTGGACGCTGGTCCCCATCCTTATCCTGATTGTCATCGCGATTCCGTCCTTCCGTCTGCTGTATTTCGTGGACCGGGTGGAAAACGCGGACATCACGATCAAAGCGGTCGGGCATCAATGGTACTGGTCCTATGTTTACCCGGACGCGGACGACCTCACCTTTGATTCTTTCGTGGTGGAGGACGACGATCTTGAAGAAGGGCAACCCCGGCTGCTTGCAACCGATAGCGCGGTTGTGGTGCCCGTCAACAAGACCATTCGTGTGCTTGTTACGGCGACGGATGTGTTGCATGCCTGGGCGGTGCCTGCCTTTGGTGTCAAGATTGATGGGGTCCCGGGACGGCTGAACGAAACTTGGTTTCGCGCCGAGAAGGAAGGCACCTATTACGGGCAATGCTCGGAGCTTTGTGGCACAAATCACGGCATGATGCCGATTACGGTGAAGGTCGTCTCGCAACAGGCCTATGAGGCCTGGCTTAAAGAGGCGAAAGAAGAATACGCAATCGATGATACCGCCAATCGCGAATCCCGCGTCGCGCGGATCAACGTCCAGCAATAG
- the fadH gene encoding NADPH-dependent 2,4-dienoyl-CoA reductase (catalyzes the formation of trans-2- enoyl-CoA from 2,4-dienoyl-CoA) → MPQTSPYPHLLAPLDLGFYTLKNRVLMGSMHTRLESEAQGFEKLAAFYRERARGQVGLIITGGVSPNPEGVLGPDCGKLTTQEEVAEHAKITKAVHEEGGVICMQILHPGRYSQLDTAFAPSAIRSPISKVTPKAMTEEEIEKTIADFVDCALLAKRAGYDGVEIMASEGYLLNQFTTRHVNQRTDRWGGAIENRIRLPLEITRRTRQAVGEDFILIYRLSMIDLIEDGNTREEVIFQGREVEKAGATLITSGIGWHEARIPTIAQMVPRAAFVDIVAAVKTHLSIPVVATNRINTPEVAENILAKGLADCVSMARPFLADANFVRKAAAGKPEEINTCVACNEACLDYIFTERVASCLVNPRACHETEIPITPAQEIKKIAVVGAGPAGLSYAITAAERGHKVTLFDAGPEIGGQLNLAVKIPGKEEFLETLRYYRNMLEKHGVDVRLNHRVKADELRSGNYIEIVLATGIKPRVPEIEGIDHPIVLSYTDVIEGKKEIGSRVAILGAGGIGFDVAEYLTTPEGPPESQNIDAFFGTWGVDKAVTHGGGLAEPATKKAYREIYLLQRKTTPHGRGLGRSTGWIHRTTLKKRGIHKIGGVTYRKIDKHGLHIAVDGEDRLLEVDNVVVCTGQEPNRDLYDALRHAGLSATLLGGAEKALELDAATAIADGTRRAATV, encoded by the coding sequence ATGCCGCAAACAAGCCCCTATCCGCATCTTTTAGCGCCCCTGGACCTTGGCTTTTACACGCTAAAAAACCGGGTTCTCATGGGCTCCATGCACACGCGTCTCGAATCCGAAGCACAGGGCTTTGAGAAGCTGGCAGCCTTTTACCGTGAACGCGCCCGGGGCCAGGTTGGGCTCATCATCACCGGCGGCGTTTCCCCCAATCCCGAAGGCGTCCTTGGCCCCGACTGCGGCAAGCTGACGACCCAAGAAGAAGTGGCCGAACACGCCAAGATCACAAAAGCCGTCCATGAAGAAGGCGGCGTCATCTGCATGCAGATTCTACACCCGGGCCGCTATTCCCAACTCGATACCGCTTTTGCGCCATCGGCCATCCGTTCACCGATCAGCAAGGTGACCCCAAAAGCGATGACGGAAGAGGAAATCGAAAAGACCATTGCCGACTTCGTCGATTGTGCCTTGCTTGCAAAACGGGCCGGCTATGACGGCGTTGAAATCATGGCCTCGGAAGGCTATCTGCTGAACCAGTTCACCACCCGGCACGTCAACCAGCGGACGGATCGCTGGGGCGGGGCAATCGAAAACCGCATTCGCCTGCCTCTTGAAATCACGCGCCGCACACGCCAGGCCGTCGGCGAGGACTTTATCCTTATCTACCGGCTTTCAATGATCGACCTGATTGAGGACGGCAACACCCGGGAAGAAGTCATTTTCCAGGGCAGGGAAGTCGAAAAGGCCGGCGCGACCCTGATTACGTCCGGCATCGGCTGGCACGAGGCGCGAATTCCGACGATCGCGCAAATGGTGCCGCGCGCCGCGTTCGTCGATATCGTCGCCGCCGTGAAGACGCATTTGTCCATTCCCGTCGTGGCGACGAACCGGATCAACACGCCCGAGGTGGCGGAAAATATCCTGGCAAAGGGCCTTGCCGATTGCGTCTCCATGGCCAGACCGTTTCTGGCGGACGCAAATTTTGTGCGCAAGGCGGCCGCTGGCAAGCCGGAAGAAATCAACACCTGCGTCGCCTGCAACGAGGCCTGTCTCGATTATATTTTCACCGAGCGTGTGGCGTCCTGCCTGGTCAATCCGCGCGCCTGCCACGAGACGGAAATTCCGATCACGCCTGCGCAAGAGATCAAGAAAATTGCCGTTGTCGGTGCCGGACCCGCAGGGCTGTCCTATGCCATCACGGCAGCCGAACGAGGACACAAGGTGACGCTTTTCGATGCTGGCCCGGAAATCGGCGGCCAGCTAAACCTGGCCGTAAAAATCCCCGGCAAGGAAGAGTTTCTTGAAACGCTTCGCTATTACCGCAACATGCTTGAAAAACACGGCGTCGATGTGCGGCTGAACCACCGCGTCAAGGCCGATGAATTGCGTTCCGGGAATTACATCGAGATTGTTCTTGCCACCGGCATCAAACCGCGCGTCCCGGAAATCGAGGGCATCGACCACCCCATCGTCCTGTCTTACACGGACGTAATCGAGGGGAAAAAAGAAATCGGATCACGGGTCGCCATCCTTGGTGCCGGCGGCATTGGCTTTGATGTCGCCGAATATCTGACAACCCCGGAAGGGCCGCCGGAAAGCCAGAACATCGACGCCTTCTTCGGCACCTGGGGCGTCGACAAAGCCGTCACCCATGGGGGCGGCCTTGCCGAACCGGCGACCAAGAAAGCCTACCGAGAAATCTATCTGCTGCAACGCAAGACGACGCCCCATGGCAGGGGGCTGGGCCGTTCGACCGGCTGGATCCATCGCACGACCCTTAAAAAACGCGGCATTCATAAAATCGGCGGTGTCACCTATCGCAAGATCGACAAGCACGGCCTGCACATTGCCGTCGACGGCGAGGACCGCCTTTTAGAGGTGGACAATGTCGTCGTCTGCACCGGCCAGGAACCGAACCGCGATCTTTACGACGCGCTGCGACACGCCGGCCTTTCGGCCACCCTGCTTGGTGGCGCCGAGAAAGCGCTGGAACTCGACGCCGCCACTGCCATCGCCGACGGCACACGGCGCGCCGCCACCGTCTAG
- a CDS encoding 4-hydroxybenzoate octaprenyltransferase gives MTRLTKTAVTEPPATGWIDRFAPIAMHPYLKLARLDRPIGIWLLLFPCIWSVALASDGAPDLSLLLLFTIGAVLMRSAGCTLNDIVDRDFDARVERTRTRPLAMGTISLRHAYXFLGVLLLLGLGVLLFFNPFTIFLGIASLGLVAIYPFAKRVTHWPQAVLGLTFTWGTLLGWTAVKGSLEITPLLLYAGAFMWTLGYDTIYAHQDKEDDLRVGVKSTAIRLGKRTKLFLFLFYGTALLFFAAAGEEMGLGWPFHAGLALLGAHFFWQVVTLKIDQPDDCLSKFRSNQWVGAILALAIVAGKLLP, from the coding sequence ATGACAAGGCTTACGAAAACCGCCGTAACGGAACCGCCGGCCACCGGTTGGATCGACCGCTTCGCGCCCATTGCGATGCACCCCTATCTGAAGCTTGCGCGGCTGGACCGGCCCATCGGCATCTGGCTGCTGCTGTTTCCCTGCATCTGGAGCGTGGCCCTGGCATCAGATGGCGCGCCCGATCTTTCCCTGTTGCTGCTTTTTACCATCGGCGCTGTCCTTATGCGCAGCGCCGGTTGCACGCTGAACGACATCGTCGACCGCGATTTTGACGCCCGGGTCGAACGCACCCGCACCCGRCCGCTGGCAATGGGCACTATTTCCCTTCGCCACGCCTATRGGTTTTTGGGYGTGCTGCTGTTGCTTGGGCTTGGCGTCCTGCTTTTTTTCAATCCGTTCACAATTTTTCTCGGCATCGCTTCGCTGGGGCTGGTCGCTATTTACCCCTTTGCCAAGCGCGTCACCCATTGGCCGCAAGCGGTGCTTGGGCTGACCTTCACCTGGGGGACCTTGCTTGGCTGGACGGCGGTGAAAGGGAGCCTCGAAATCACGCCGCTGCTGCTATACGCGGGCGCCTTCATGTGGACCCTTGGCTATGACACGATCTATGCCCATCAGGACAAGGAAGACGATCTGCGGGTCGGCGTGAAATCGACGGCGATCCGTCTTGGCAAACGCACAAAACTTTTTCTATTTCTGTTCTATGGAACGGCGCTTCTTTTCTTCGCGGCGGCGGGCGAAGAAATGGGCCTGGGCTGGCCCTTCCACGCCGGCCTCGCGCTGCTTGGCGCGCATTTCTTCTGGCAGGTCGTAACCCTGAAGATCGATCAGCCGGACGATTGCCTGAGTAAATTCCGGTCGAACCAATGGGTCGGGGCCATCCTGGCGCTGGCCATCGTCGCGGGAAAGCTGCTTCCTTAA
- a CDS encoding acyl-CoA dehydrogenase, protein MALDPETLEQLLDTIRRFVNEKLIPNEARVSAEDAVPPEIIEEMRALGLFGLTVPEAYGGLGLTNVEEAKVLFELCRASPAFRSVIGTNIGIGSQGIVLDGTEAQKQAYLPKIASGEMIISFALTEPDSGSDAASLRTTAIRDGDVYVVNGTKRFITNAPHADAFTLMARTDPSKKGASGVSAFIVDRDLPGISLGKLNKKMGQQGTHVCDVIFEDCRVPADAIIGGKENVGFKTAMKVLDRGRIHIAAVCVGVAERLIEESLSYAMDRKQFGERIANFQLVQAMLADSRTETYAARSMVMDAARRRDAGEKIGTEASCCKYFASEMVGRVADRAVQIHGGAGYIADYPVERFYRDVRLFRIYEGTSQIQQLVIARNMIRDAEG, encoded by the coding sequence ATGGCCCTCGATCCCGAAACCCTTGAACAACTGCTCGATACCATCCGCCGCTTCGTAAATGAAAAATTGATTCCGAACGAAGCGCGGGTTTCCGCAGAGGACGCCGTGCCGCCGGAAATCATCGAGGAAATGCGCGCCCTCGGCCTTTTCGGCCTGACAGTGCCGGAAGCCTATGGGGGCCTTGGTCTGACGAATGTGGAAGAGGCGAAGGTCCTGTTTGAACTTTGCCGCGCCTCGCCGGCGTTTCGCTCGGTCATTGGCACAAACATTGGCATCGGGTCGCAAGGCATCGTGCTGGACGGTACGGAAGCGCAGAAACAGGCCTATCTTCCAAAGATCGCTTCCGGCGAGATGATTATTTCCTTTGCCCTGACGGAACCGGATTCGGGTTCCGACGCGGCATCGTTGCGTACGACGGCCATTCGTGACGGCGATGTGTATGTTGTTAACGGCACCAAGCGTTTTATCACGAACGCCCCCCATGCCGATGCCTTTACCCTGATGGCCCGGACGGACCCATCGAAAAAAGGGGCCTCCGGCGTTTCTGCCTTTATTGTTGACCGTGACCTTCCGGGCATTTCCCTTGGCAAGCTCAACAAAAAAATGGGCCAGCAGGGCACCCATGTTTGTGACGTGATCTTCGAAGATTGCCGCGTGCCGGCAGATGCGATTATTGGTGGCAAAGAAAACGTCGGTTTCAAAACGGCGATGAAGGTGCTCGATCGCGGGCGGATTCACATCGCCGCTGTCTGTGTCGGTGTTGCCGAGCGTTTGATCGAAGAATCCCTCTCTTACGCGATGGACCGCAAGCAGTTCGGCGAGCGCATCGCGAATTTCCAACTTGTTCAGGCGATGCTGGCCGACAGCCGCACCGAAACCTACGCCGCCCGGTCGATGGTGATGGACGCGGCGCGGCGCAGGGATGCAGGCGAAAAGATCGGCACGGAAGCATCGTGCTGCAAATATTTTGCCAGCGAGATGGTTGGCCGCGTGGCGGATCGCGCGGTGCAGATTCATGGCGGCGCCGGCTACATCGCCGACTATCCTGTCGAACGTTTCTATCGCGACGTGCGTCTGTTCCGCATTTACGAAGGCACTTCGCAAATCCAGCAGCTTGTCATCGCGCGCAACATGATCCGTGACGCGGAAGGCTAA
- the ctaD gene encoding cytochrome c oxidase subunit I: MSEGAVTAEELRYRTGWRRWVFSTNHKDIGTMYLILAGIMGIVGAAASILFRMELQEPGLQFVSDGHVFNVLITAHGLLMVFFLVMPGFIGGFANWMVPLMIGAPDMAFPRMNNISFWLLVGAAAMLVGSLFVSGGPGDGVGTGWTIYPPLSSSVGHAGPGVDMAIFSLHLAGASSILGAINFITTIFNMRAPGMTLHRMPLFVWSILVTAFLLLLSLPVLAGAITMLLTDRNFGTTFFEAAGGGDPILFQHLFWFFGHPEVYVLILPAFGVISQVISTFSKKPIFGYLGMAYAMIAIGVVGFIVWAHHMYTVGLDVDTRAYFIAATLVIAVPTGIKIFSWIATMWGGSITFSTPMLFAIGLIVLFTLGGVTGVVLANAGMDIPLHDTYYVVAHFHYTMSMGALFGLFSGFYYWLGKMSGRQYSECLGKLHFWITFIGVNIIFFPQHFLGLAGMPRRVPDYPDAYAGWNMVSSFGAYFTAIGTLVFLYMLFRTFTSGKKVPNNPWGEGATTLEWTVTSPPPWHSFDELPRIR, encoded by the coding sequence ATGAGTGAGGGTGCTGTTACGGCTGAGGAATTACGCTATCGCACAGGATGGCGGCGTTGGGTCTTTTCAACAAACCATAAAGACATCGGAACCATGTACCTGATTTTGGCGGGTATCATGGGGATCGTTGGGGCCGCGGCGTCCATTCTGTTTCGGATGGAACTGCAGGAACCGGGTCTTCAGTTTGTGTCGGATGGGCACGTCTTTAATGTGCTGATCACAGCCCATGGGCTGCTCATGGTCTTCTTTTTGGTCATGCCTGGGTTCATCGGCGGGTTCGCAAACTGGATGGTGCCGTTGATGATTGGCGCGCCGGATATGGCGTTCCCACGGATGAACAATATCAGTTTCTGGCTGTTGGTGGGTGCCGCGGCCATGCTGGTTGGGTCGCTGTTTGTAAGCGGTGGACCCGGCGATGGTGTCGGCACCGGCTGGACCATTTATCCGCCTTTGAGTTCAAGCGTCGGCCATGCAGGTCCGGGGGTCGACATGGCGATCTTCAGCCTGCATCTTGCTGGTGCGTCCTCGATCCTGGGCGCGATCAACTTCATCACGACGATCTTCAACATGCGTGCGCCGGGCATGACGCTGCATCGGATGCCTCTGTTTGTCTGGTCGATTCTGGTGACGGCCTTCCTGCTGTTGCTTTCGCTGCCGGTTTTGGCGGGCGCCATTACGATGCTTCTGACGGATCGCAATTTCGGCACGACCTTTTTCGAGGCGGCCGGCGGCGGCGATCCGATCCTCTTCCAGCATCTTTTCTGGTTCTTCGGCCATCCAGAGGTCTATGTGCTGATCTTGCCGGCCTTCGGTGTCATCAGCCAGGTTATCTCGACCTTCTCGAAGAAGCCGATTTTCGGCTATCTCGGCATGGCCTATGCAATGATTGCCATTGGCGTTGTCGGTTTCATTGTCTGGGCGCATCACATGTATACGGTGGGTCTGGATGTTGATACGCGGGCCTATTTCATTGCGGCGACACTGGTTATCGCGGTGCCAACCGGCATTAAAATATTCAGCTGGATTGCCACAATGTGGGGTGGTTCGATTACATTTTCGACGCCGATGCTGTTTGCCATTGGCCTGATCGTATTGTTCACCCTTGGTGGTGTGACGGGGGTCGTGCTGGCGAATGCGGGCATGGATATTCCGCTTCACGATACCTATTACGTCGTGGCGCATTTCCATTACACGATGTCGATGGGCGCGTTGTTTGGTCTGTTCTCCGGCTTCTATTACTGGCTTGGCAAGATGAGCGGACGGCAATATTCGGAATGCCTCGGCAAGCTGCATTTCTGGATCACCTTCATTGGCGTGAACATCATTTTCTTCCCGCAGCATTTTCTTGGGCTGGCAGGCATGCCGCGGCGCGTTCCCGATTACCCGGATGCCTATGCCGGCTGGAACATGGTGTCCTCGTTTGGTGCTTATTTCACCGCCATCGGGACGCTGGTGTTCCTCTACATGCTTTTCCGGACATTCACCTCCGGCAAGAAGGTTCCCAACAATCCGTGGGGTGAAGGTGCAACGACGCTGGAGTGGACGGTTACGTCCCCGCCGCCCTGGCACTCTTTCGATGAGCTGCCGCGAATCCGCTAA
- a CDS encoding metalloprotease TldD, with protein MCDRVTAYVAKNRWRPSLSDLPTSDLPTSDFAASDFAASDFATTDDLFFTRTELDRNRVERIVDDAVAGADDGELFLEFRQSESLVFDDGKLKSASFDSSHGFGLRAISGEAAGYAHASHLDETTLRRAAQTVRAVSKGHGGSLMAAPLGTNQHFYSDHNPLDHVDFEDKLRVLAAIDAYARQKDPRVRQVTVSLTGEWQAIQILRAGGERASDLRPLVRLNVSVVVGKGDRMEAGSYGVGGRSAYDAWLAPENWQHQVDEALRQALVNLDSIPAPAGEMAVVLGPGWPGILLHEAIGHGLEGDFNRKKTSAFSGLIGERVAKEGVTIVDDGTMANRRGSLTIDDEGTPTERTVLIEDGILKGYMQDRQNARLMGVKPTGNGRRESFAHQPMPRMTNTYMLAGTTPPEDILRSVKKGLFAVNFGGGQVDITSGKFVFSATEAYLIEDGRITAPVKGATLIGNGPDVLKQVSKIGNDLKLDPGIGTCGKEGQGVPVGVGQPSLLIDKLTVGGTASQ; from the coding sequence ATGTGTGATAGGGTGACGGCGTATGTCGCTAAAAATAGATGGAGGCCCAGCTTGTCCGATCTGCCCACGTCCGATCTGCCCACGTCCGATTTCGCCGCATCCGATTTCGCCGCATCCGATTTCGCAACGACGGATGATCTCTTTTTTACGCGCACGGAGCTTGACCGGAACCGCGTCGAGCGGATTGTCGATGACGCCGTCGCCGGTGCCGATGACGGCGAGCTTTTTCTGGAATTCCGGCAATCGGAAAGCCTTGTCTTTGACGATGGCAAGTTAAAAAGCGCGAGCTTCGATTCCTCCCACGGGTTCGGGCTGCGCGCAATTTCCGGTGAGGCCGCAGGCTACGCCCATGCGTCCCATCTTGACGAAACGACGCTGCGCCGCGCCGCGCAAACGGTGCGCGCGGTCAGCAAAGGCCATGGCGGCAGCCTGATGGCGGCGCCATTGGGCACCAATCAGCATTTCTATTCCGATCACAATCCCCTGGATCATGTGGATTTCGAGGACAAACTGCGCGTGCTGGCCGCCATCGACGCCTATGCCCGCCAGAAAGACCCCCGCGTTCGCCAGGTCACGGTCTCGCTTACCGGCGAATGGCAGGCCATCCAGATCTTGCGCGCCGGTGGCGAGCGGGCCAGCGATTTGCGCCCGCTTGTGCGCCTGAACGTCAGCGTCGTTGTCGGCAAGGGCGACCGCATGGAGGCCGGCAGTTACGGCGTCGGGGGCCGAAGCGCCTATGACGCCTGGCTTGCCCCGGAGAACTGGCAGCATCAGGTGGACGAAGCCCTGCGCCAGGCGCTGGTGAACCTGGACTCCATCCCGGCACCCGCCGGTGAGATGGCGGTGGTTCTGGGGCCGGGCTGGCCCGGTATTCTTCTGCATGAAGCCATCGGCCATGGCCTTGAGGGTGACTTCAACCGCAAAAAAACGTCCGCCTTTTCAGGCCTGATCGGCGAGCGCGTTGCGAAGGAAGGCGTCACCATTGTTGACGACGGCACCATGGCGAACCGGCGCGGCTCGCTCACCATCGACGACGAAGGCACACCCACCGAGCGCACCGTTCTGATTGAGGACGGCATCCTTAAAGGCTACATGCAGGACCGTCAAAATGCCCGGCTGATGGGCGTGAAACCAACCGGCAATGGGCGGCGGGAAAGCTTTGCCCACCAACCCATGCCACGCATGACGAACACGTACATGCTGGCCGGCACCACGCCTCCGGAGGACATTCTCCGCTCGGTAAAAAAAGGCCTTTTTGCTGTCAATTTCGGCGGCGGTCAGGTGGACATCACGTCGGGAAAATTCGTCTTTTCGGCGACCGAGGCCTATCTGATCGAAGACGGCCGCATCACGGCGCCGGTCAAGGGCGCAACGCTGATCGGCAACGGCCCCGATGTGCTGAAACAGGTTTCAAAGATCGGCAATGATTTAAAACTCGACCCCGGCATCGGCACCTGCGGCAAGGAGGGCCAGGGCGTGCCCGTCGGCGTCGGTCAGCCAAGCCTGTTGATCGACAAGCTTACGGTCGGCGGCACGGCGTCCCAGTAA
- a CDS encoding glutamate--cysteine ligase produces MTAPSPQAAPPLSDISQLVDFLASGCKPPTAWRIGTEHEKFMFRKSDLAPVPYEGPGGIRDVLEGMERFGWKPVEEDGHLIALTRPGSGSITLEPGGQIELSGEPLETLHETCVEVAEHRTQLHAVTESLGLGLLNLGFLPKWPRDAVPWMPKARYGIMGDYMPTKGALGLDMMLRTCTVQVNLDFASEADMVEKFQISMALQPIVTAMYANSPFVEGRPSGYLSYRSHVWTDTDPDRCGFLPFVFDADMGFARYVDYMLDVPMYFVRRQGKYIDAAGQSFRDFLARKLPALPGEAPTLDDWEDHLTTAFPDVRMKRFLEMRGAGAGGGPYLCALPAFWVGLLYDAEAQRAALDLVSGWGMDEQANLREDVARKAMAARIHGRAVRDVAGEALKIARAGLCRRARCDHKGRDESHFLDVLDATVAGGVTLAEDLLDRYANRWGGRIESIYEECAY; encoded by the coding sequence ATGACTGCACCCTCGCCGCAGGCGGCCCCTCCCTTAAGCGACATATCCCAGCTTGTTGATTTTCTGGCCTCCGGGTGCAAACCGCCGACCGCCTGGCGGATCGGCACCGAGCATGAGAAATTTATGTTCCGCAAATCGGATCTGGCGCCGGTCCCTTACGAAGGACCTGGCGGTATCCGCGACGTTCTTGAAGGCATGGAGCGTTTTGGCTGGAAGCCGGTCGAAGAAGACGGTCACCTGATTGCGCTGACACGGCCTGGTTCGGGTTCGATCACCCTGGAGCCGGGCGGCCAGATTGAACTTTCCGGCGAGCCGCTGGAAACGTTGCATGAAACCTGCGTCGAAGTTGCCGAACATCGCACCCAGCTTCATGCCGTCACGGAATCCCTTGGTCTGGGTCTGCTTAATTTGGGTTTTCTCCCAAAATGGCCACGCGATGCGGTGCCGTGGATGCCGAAGGCGCGCTACGGCATCATGGGGGATTACATGCCGACGAAAGGGGCCCTTGGCCTCGACATGATGTTGCGCACCTGCACCGTTCAGGTAAATCTGGATTTTGCTTCGGAAGCGGACATGGTGGAGAAGTTTCAAATCTCCATGGCGTTGCAGCCGATTGTGACGGCGATGTACGCAAACTCCCCCTTTGTTGAAGGCCGCCCAAGCGGCTATTTAAGCTATCGTTCCCATGTGTGGACGGATACGGACCCCGACCGTTGTGGCTTTCTGCCCTTCGTCTTCGATGCGGACATGGGCTTTGCGCGCTACGTCGATTACATGCTCGACGTGCCGATGTATTTTGTTCGCCGTCAGGGCAAATACATCGACGCCGCCGGGCAAAGCTTTCGCGATTTTCTGGCGCGTAAATTGCCGGCCCTGCCGGGCGAAGCGCCAACCCTTGACGATTGGGAAGACCATCTGACAACCGCGTTTCCAGATGTGCGCATGAAACGCTTTCTTGAAATGCGCGGTGCCGGTGCCGGGGGCGGCCCTTATCTTTGCGCCCTTCCGGCTTTCTGGGTGGGGCTGCTTTACGACGCGGAGGCACAACGCGCGGCGCTTGACCTTGTTTCCGGATGGGGGATGGACGAACAGGCAAACCTTCGCGAAGACGTTGCGCGCAAGGCGATGGCTGCGCGCATCCATGGGCGTGCAGTGCGGGACGTGGCAGGCGAAGCGCTGAAAATTGCGCGCGCCGGTCTTTGCCGCCGGGCGCGATGCGATCACAAGGGCCGGGACGAAAGCCATTTCCTCGACGTGCTGGACGCGACGGTGGCAGGGGGCGTGACGTTGGCCGAAGATCTGCTGGACCGTTACGCCAATCGCTGGGGCGGGCGCATCGAATCAATCTATGAGGAATGCGCTTATTAG
- a CDS encoding cyclohexanecarboxyl-CoA dehydrogenase gives MDFQFTEEQEALREAVMRFSRERLLPDYMKREKEGVIDRALLREMGALGVLGVSLPASLGGMDACSITTGLVIEAVAYGDFNFSYLPLLSSLLGGLLAKHGKPEIVEKWVPKIAAGEAILALGLTEPGVGSDAARLTLRARRDGDGSDGDGYVLNGEKTSISAADQAEIAIVFARTGSEEARAKGVSAFLVELDAPGITRTRLDDVGTTIIGRGSIFFDDVKISTDALLGEEGAGFTQIMQGFDFSRALIGLQCLAAARASLDETWAYVKERQAFGSPLVKYEGVTFPLVEAETMYEAARLLCYKTLWLRDQGRPHTAEAAMCKWWAPKLSFDMIHQCLLLHGHTGYSKETPHQQRMRDVMGLEIGDGTAQIQKIIIAREKVGRIAVPW, from the coding sequence GTGGATTTTCAGTTTACCGAGGAACAGGAAGCGCTTCGCGAGGCGGTGATGCGTTTTTCGCGCGAGCGGCTGTTGCCGGATTATATGAAGCGCGAAAAAGAAGGCGTGATCGACCGCGCCCTGCTTCGCGAGATGGGCGCGCTTGGGGTGTTGGGGGTCAGCCTGCCGGCGTCCCTCGGCGGCATGGATGCCTGTTCGATCACCACCGGCCTGGTCATCGAGGCGGTGGCGTATGGTGACTTCAATTTTTCGTACCTGCCGCTTCTAAGCTCGCTGCTGGGGGGGCTGCTGGCCAAGCATGGCAAGCCGGAAATTGTTGAAAAATGGGTGCCGAAGATTGCTGCGGGCGAGGCCATCCTCGCCCTTGGGCTGACCGAGCCCGGCGTCGGCTCCGACGCCGCAAGGCTGACCCTGCGTGCGCGCCGCGACGGCGACGGCAGTGACGGCGACGGCTATGTGTTGAACGGCGAGAAGACGTCCATTTCGGCGGCGGATCAGGCCGAGATCGCCATCGTGTTTGCGCGCACCGGCAGCGAGGAAGCGCGCGCCAAAGGCGTCAGTGCCTTTCTGGTTGAACTGGATGCCCCGGGCATTACGCGAACACGTCTTGACGACGTCGGTACGACCATCATCGGGCGGGGCTCGATTTTCTTTGACGATGTAAAAATCAGCACCGATGCCCTGCTTGGCGAGGAAGGAGCCGGCTTCACCCAAATCATGCAGGGGTTTGATTTCAGTCGCGCGTTGATCGGCCTGCAATGTCTGGCTGCCGCGCGCGCGTCTCTGGATGAAACATGGGCCTATGTTAAGGAACGCCAGGCCTTCGGCTCGCCATTGGTGAAATATGAAGGCGTGACCTTTCCGCTGGTCGAGGCAGAGACGATGTATGAAGCGGCGCGCCTGCTTTGTTACAAGACGCTCTGGCTCCGCGATCAGGGCCGGCCCCATACGGCAGAGGCTGCCATGTGCAAATGGTGGGCGCCGAAACTCAGCTTCGACATGATCCACCAATGCCTGTTGCTTCATGGCCACACCGGCTATTCGAAAGAGACCCCCCATCAACAGCGCATGCGCGATGTGATGGGGCTTGAGATCGGCGATGGCACGGCGCAGATTCAGAAAATCATCATTGCCCGCGAGAAGGTCGGGCGGATTGCCGTTCCGTGGTGA